The window GATATGCGTGGGATAGGCGCGATCATCTTCGACATGGATGGGGTCCTCGTCGATTCCGAGCCGCTGAACTTCGAGGCCCTCCGTCTGGTGTTGGCGCGGTACGGGATCGCCTATAGCGAGGCCGACAATGCGCCGTTTGTCGGCGTAACCGACCGGGAGCACTTCCGAGCCCTGAGGGCGCGGTACGGGCTGGAGCCGCTCGAGAGCGAACTGATGCGCGGATACACGGAGCTCTTGGTCCGGTTGATCCAGGACGGTACGAGGCCCATGCCAGGGGTTCCCGGCGTGCTCCAGCAACTGCGGGAGGCCGGCTACCGCCTAGCGGTCGCGTCCTCGGCAGCCCCCCAGGTCATCGCGGCCACGCTCGAAGCCCTCCGCATCGCCGGGCTCTTCGAGGCGGTCGTCTCGGGGCTCGAGGTGGACCG is drawn from Candidatus Rokuibacteriota bacterium and contains these coding sequences:
- a CDS encoding HAD-IA family hydrolase, giving the protein MRGIGAIIFDMDGVLVDSEPLNFEALRLVLARYGIAYSEADNAPFVGVTDREHFRALRARYGLEPLESELMRGYTELLVRLIQDGTRPMPGVPGVLQQLREAGYRLAVASSAAPQVIAATLEALRIAGLFEAVVSGLEVDRGKPAPDVFLETAQRLGLPPRACLVVEDSRNGMLAAKAAGMPCVAIPCPATRHQDFSEAHVRLAELAALPALMAEAGRARKGTLR